Below is a genomic region from Solidesulfovibrio fructosivorans JJ].
CTCCGGGAGGCGCAGACCCGGCTCGAGCTGCTCCATCCCGACGCCGATGCGGCGAGCCTGCTTGAGTCGCCCAAGAAATTCCTTTCCGGCCTGGAATCGCACCCGGGCGGCCTGCAAGCCATCTTCATCGCCAATGCTTTGGATTTTCTCTATTTCTGGATGTACCAGCCCCACGCCCGCACGGTCATGGCCCGGGCGCTTCGGGCCATGTCGCTGCGCGAGCGCCGGATTTTTTTGCTGTCGCAGTACGTGCTGTTGCGGGAAAAGGAAATCAGCCGCCTTTTTATCGACGGCCTGGTGGGAAAGACGTTCGCGCCGGCCCTGGCCTTCTTCTTGAGCAACGCCCGGTGCTACCTGGAAGACATCCAGAAGCTGGCCATGCGCCTGCCGCCGGCCGAGACGCAAAGCCTGGAAAATACCTTCTTCGGCCACGACGCCCCGTCATAAGCCCGCCGCGCCGGACCTGTCCGCCTCCCGCCGCCGCGCCTCGCAGCGCGTCCCGGCGACGGGAGGCGGCACTTGCGGATTACGCCTCGGAAGCCCCCACACCGGAAAGCGCGCCGGAAATGATGCTGTCGACGTTTTCCATGGGGTTGCCGCCGCCGCTTTGGTGGGCGGCGTATTTCATGGCCGCCTGCCCCTGAGCGCCGGAAGCGTTGCTCGGCGGCTCGGAGGGACCCAGCGAAGACATGCTGCCCGACTTGGCGGCCTGGGCGAACTTGCCGGCCATATCGCTGTACATGCCGGCGGCCTGGGAATCCGAAGAGTTCTTGGCCGCATCGGACAGACTGTTCGAAATCTTCTGCGCCACTTCCTTGAACTTGTCCGGATCGGAACTTTGCAGATTCTTGAGCTTCTGCATCATTTCCGCGCCGTTGGAAAAATTCTTGCCGTCACCCTGGATGCCCGGGCTCCCGGAGGAGTCGTCGTCCGAACTTGAAGCCGCGCTCACGGTCGAGGATTTGCTGGAGCTGGCCAGCGTGCCCAGGCTCGTACCGGTGCCGCTGCCGTAACTGAGGCCGATAAGATCAGAGGACATGGCGTTTCTCCTTTGGTTTTGTGCAACCTTGCCTGCGGGACTTATCGGCCGAAGGAGAAAGGAGTTTAGAGAAAAAATAAATTATTTCGATGTAACCTTTTAATTAACATTGCGTCACATAAACAAGTATCCAGAAAAAAGTTAAAATACTCCTGCAATATAAAAGTACATTTCCCCCAATCCCATTTTATTTATCTTCAAAAAGAGAAATAATTCTCTCAATATTCCATTCATTTCACAGACGTAATTCCATCCATATCACGCCATATAAAAGGCGTACCCTCCAGACATTTCCACCATTACTGGCGTAATATCTTCAAAAGCACCATAGGCCACCCTCTCGCAAAAGTCCTGTCCGGCGCCGCCGTCCATCATCCGCCCGAAAAAAGCCGCTGCCAACACCGTGCCCACAGCCGGACAGGCCGCAAAAAAAGTCGCCCGGCTGCCGAACCAGTCCGGGCGACAAAGAATACGCTGTTTGAAGGGGAAAGCGCCACGCGGGATGCCCGTTCCGGGGCCGCCATCGCCCCGGGCAAGACCGCCGACCGGACGGCCCCCGGGCCCCGCCCGCGGTCCAGGCGCCCCAAACGGGCGCGGGCGGACGCGATCAGAACATCTGCTTGAGCAGGTCCTCGCCCTTGCCGAGGGGCGCGTTGGGGTCGGTGAAAAAGGCCTTCTCCTGCTCCTCGTCCATGACGGCCATGGAACCGCGTTCGGTGCCCTCCTTGAAGGCCATGGGCACGCCGTCCACGTTGGCCATGACGATGCCCGGGGGCCGCGAGAAATCCTCCACCGGATAATCGTTCTCCACGGCTTCGCGGTAGGCCAGCCAGATGGGCAGGGCCGCCCGCCCGCCGGTCTCGCCCCTGCCCATGGGTTTGGGCTGGTCGAAGCCGACGTAGCAGCCGGTCAGCAGATAGGGCGAAAAGCCCATGAACCAGGCATCCTGGAAGTCGTTGGTGGTGCCGGTCTTGCCGGCGATGGGCCGGCCGAGGACCTTCACCCGCGTGGCCGTGCCGGCCCGCACCACTTCCTTGAGCATGCAGTCCATGATGTAGGCGGTCTGGGGCGTGAGCACCTGCTTGATCTCGGGCTTGTTGACGTAGAGTTCCTCGCCCCAGGGGCTCTTGACGTCCAGGACGAAGCGCGGGGTGATGGTCGAGCCGTCGCGGGCAAAGGCGGAATAGGCGTGGATCATGTCCAGCAGGTTGACGGCCACCGCTCCCAGGCTCACCGGCAGGTACGGCACGAATTCGCCCCGCAGCCCCAGTTCCTGGGCCCGGGCGATGATCTTTTTCATGCCCACCTGCTGGGCCACCCGCACCGTGACCAGGTTTTTCGACTTGGACAGCGCGGCCCGAAGCGTCATGGGACCGGAAAAGTTGCCCTCGTAGTTGCCCGGGGACCAGACCTGGCCGCTCCAGGGATCGCGGTAGGAAAAGGGCGCGTCCATGACCACCGTGGCCGGGGTCATGCCGTTGTCCATGGCCACGGAATAGACGATGGGCTTAAACGACGAACCGGGCTGGCGAAACGACTGGGTGGCCCGGTTGAACTGGCTTTTTTCGAAGGAGAAGCCGCCGACGCAGGCCAGCACCTCGCCCGTGCGCGGGTCCATGGACACGATGGCCCCCTCGATGCGCGGCTCGAGCTGCATGGCCAGCTTCCACATGGGCCGGGAGGACGCCGACGGCGCGGCTTTCCTCGATTCGGCCTTGCCCTTCTTGCCCTTGGGGGCCGGGGCCTCGGCCTCCTCCTTGCGGGCGCCGGGCTTTTCGGGCTCGGCCAGCACCGACGTCCAGACGATGTCGCCGACTTCCACCCGGCCCTTGGCCCAGCCGACCTCGCTGGCCGGAATGAAGCCGTACTTGTCGCCGAAGCGCACGGTCACGCCCTGGCCGCCGACCTCCGTGACCAGGGCCTTGAGCCAGCGCCCCGGGGTCAAAAGCGACGCGGGGACGTTGCTGTGGGCCAGAAAATCCGCGAACTTGTCCTTGTCGAGCTTTTCCAGGGCCGGCTTGTAGCCCCGGCGCTTCTCCGAGGCGACCAGCCCCTCGCGCAGGGCCCGTTCGGCCGCTTCCTGGTGCTTGAGGTCCACGGCCGTGCGCACGTGCAGGCCGCCGTTGTAGACCTGATCCTCGCCGAAACGGTCGATGAGTTCCCGGCGCACCTCCTCGAGGTAGAACGGGGCCACCTCCCAGGACGGGTCGGGCATGCTTTTAAAGACCAGCGGCTCGGCCACGGCCTGGTCGTGCTGGGCCTGGGTGATCCAGCCCTGGGCCAGCATGCGGCCGAGCACGTATTTCTGGCGGTTCTTGGCCGCCTGGAAATCCCGAAACGGACTGTAGCGCGAAGGCGCCTGGGGCAGGCCGGCCAGAAGCGCGGCCTGGGCCAGGGTCAGGTCGCCGACGTGGACGCCGAAATAGGTCCGCGCCGCCGCTTCCACGCCGTAGGCCCGGGAGCCCAGGTAGATCTGGTTGAGGTAGATGGTGAGGATTTCGTCCTTGGTCAGGTACTTCTCCAGGCGATAGGCTAGGATGGCTTCCTTGATCTTGCGCTTGTAGCTTTTTTCCGAGGACAAAAGCAGCCGCTTGATGACCTGCTGGGTGATGGTGGAACCGCCCTGCCGGATGCCGCCGCGCTGGAGGTTTTTGATCATGGCCCGGACGATGGCCGAAAGGTCCACGCCCTCGTGCTGGTAGAAGGTGGCGTCCTCGGCGGCCAGGAAGGCCTTGGGCAAAAACTCGGGCATCTCCGAGAGCGTCACCAAAAAGCGCTTTTCGGAATAGAGGTAGCCGAGCACCTTGTTGTCGCGGGTGTAGATGGTCGTGACCAGCGGCGGGCGGTAGTCGGTGATTTTGCGGAAACTCGGCAGATCGCTCGAGGCCCAGTAGTACAAGCCGATAAGGCCGGCGGCCCCGGAGACGATGCCGACGAACACCAACAGAACAAGCAAAATGAGGAATTTTTTCACGTGCCAAATCTCGCTGGGACGGGAGTGACCGCGGGCATGTCTTCCCGGGGAGGAAGCCCCCAGGCCAGTCGCAGCCGGCCGTGGAGATCGCGCACCTGCCCCTCGGTCGCCGCAAGAAGCGTGAGCATCCCGGCGACGGTGCGGCCCTGGCGGTGGACGAGACAGCTGGCGGCGGCAAAGGCCGTGACCCGTCCGTCAGCCATCCAGAATGGGAAGAGGCGGCAATAATACGGCCGGGCCTCCCTTGGCAAGCGGCATCCGTCGGCCTGCAGAAACACGCAGTGCCCCCCGGGAGAGACCGACAGGCGCAGGTGGCGGCCCGATTCGGGAAAAAGACTTTCGAGCAACTTGCCCTCACGGGGGAAAAGCCGACGCATACAGGAGAGAAACGCCCCGGAATTGGCTTCCGGCGTGAACGCCCCGAGCGAAAGGCCCACATGTTCGGCAATGCGGTGCCGCTCCACCTCGGAGATGGGGAAACACAATTCCTCATGCCCGGGCGTCAGCGTGCAGCATGTGGGGCCGGCCGCGGCACAACGGCGGCAGCTTTCCGGATTGCGCGACCCGGGGGAATCCCCGGACCGGGATAAGGCGTTCACGGCAACCTCCAGGCGCGCTTGGCCGGCACCGCATGGCGCATGGCCGGCGCATCGATACTGGACACCATAATACCGCCACGCGCGACCGTAAAGGCCGCGCCGGGATACCGGGACCTTCGCCGGGCCCTGTTCCGTTAAAGCCTGCCGAGGCGGGACCACGTTTTCCGAAGGATGCTTCCCCGGCCCTCCAGCCCCAGGAGGCAAGCCAGGGTGTCCATACGACGCCGGTCAAGGCAAGGGTTTTGGAAAGGGAGGGCGCGAGAAGAGAGACCCCTTTTTAAGAAGGGTTTCCCCTCTCGCATCCTCTTTGCAAAAGAAATATCTAGCGCGGGAGTTTTTCCCGCGCCAGCTCGGTCAGGGCCAGCCGGCCCTCGACATCCATGAGCAGCCCCAGATTGATCAGATCGCGCACCATGGGCTCGACCTGGGAAAAATGGCGCACCAGGGCCCGGCTGATATCCTCTTCGGTCGCCGGTGGATCGCAGACGCGCAGGATATCCTTGGCCGTCTGGGTGAGCCCTCCGTCGGGTTTGATGGCGGCGACGCTTTCATCAGCGTCTATGCGTTCGTCTAGGTTGTCCTCGGACGTCATGCAGTCTCCTTTTTGCAAAAATACCAATCCGGGCAGCCCGGCCCGCCCGCCTTCACCCGCTCCTCGGCCATGGCCTTGGTGCGGGGCGGCGGGACGAGCACCGCCTCGCCCGGCTTCCAGCCGGCCGGGGTGGCGACGCCGCGGGCGTCGGTCGTCTGCAGGGCCGCGACCAGCCGCACGATCTCGTCGACATTGCGGCCGGTTGTCATGGGGTAGGCGAGATGGGCCCGCACGATCTGGCGGTCATCGATGACGAAGGTCACGCGTGACGGCTCGTTGGGCGATTCGGCAGGCATGCGCATGCCGTAGCGCCGCGCCACCATGCCGGTGGTGTCCGCGCCCAAGGGGAAATCGACGGTGACCGAAAACCGCGACTCCAGGGAGCGCACCCAGGCGATGTGGGAAAAGATGGAATCCACGGACAGCCCGAGCAGTTCGCAGCCGCTGGCGCGCAGGGTCTCGCGCGCGCCGGCGAAGGCGATGATCTCCGTGGCGCACACCGGAGTGAAATCCGCCGGATGGGAAAAAAGCACCAGCCAGCTTCCCCGGAAATCTTCCAGACGCAGAATGCCCTGGGTGGTTTCGATCTCGAAATCCGGGGCGGGCTCCCCGAGACGCGGGGGGCACGGCAGGGCTTCAATGTCGCTCATGCGGGCTCCTTGACGGTCGCGGCGCAAGGCCGCGACACGACGTAGATGCCCAAGGTATCGCCGCAACCAAGGCCGTCGTCAAGCGTCGACACCGCTCGGATACGCCCGCCGGGCTCAGTGCGCGGCGCACAAATCGTCGGCCAGCCGGTGCAACAGCGCGGCCTTGATCTCCGCCGCCTGCTCCGGGTCCTCCACCCGCCTGCCGTCGGGACCGCGCACGTAAAACACGTCGCGCACCCGGCCGGCCGGGGTCACCACCTTGGCCAGATGCGTCTCCAGGCGCAGCTCGTAAAGCGTGTGGGCGATGTCGTAGAGGAGGCCCACCCGGTCGTCGCAGGTCACCTCCAACACGGTGTAGAGGTCCGAGGCCCGGTCGTCGAGCACCACCTCGGGCGGGGTCCGGGGGCAATTGGCCGCCGCCGGCGCGCACAAAAACGATTCCCGCTTTTTCGCCAGCCGGTAGGCGAGAAAAAGCTTGCCCGAAAACGCATAGCGCACGGCCCGGGCGACCCGGGCGAAGACCTCGTCGGCATAGAGCACATCCGGCGGATTGGCGGTGCGAAGCGACAAGATCGTCACCCCGCCCTCCCACACGAAAACGTCGGCGTCGCGGATGGACAGGTCGTAGAGGGCCAGCGCCCCGCAGACCGTGGCGAAAAGGGCGCGCACGCCCCGGGCCGCAACGGTCAGGCGAAAGCCGTCGCCCTCGGGCAAGGCCTCGTGGCGCAACACGGCCACGTCCCGGCCCCGGCGGGCCGAGCGGGCGCTCGGGCACATGCGCCTGTCCTCGACCTCGGCCGCGTCCAGCTCTTTGAGCAAGGCCAGATGGACCAGGATGGTTTCAGGCGATTCCACCACCAGGTAGCGCGGCGGCATGGCCAAAAGCGCCCGCTCCAAGGCCTCGGGCTCCATGCCCTCGCCGGCCAGCTCGCGCACGCGCTCCCGCGTCGCCAGCATGATTCTGGCGTCGCCGGCGTCGAAGATCCGCCCCTGCTCGATGGCGGCGCGGACCTTGTCGTAGAGTTCGAAGATGAGCGATTCCTTCCAGCCGGTCCAGGCCTGGGGCCCGGTGGCCTGACCGTCGCAGCGGGCGATGAGCGTCAGCATGTCGAGGGTTTCCACCGTGGCCACCCGGGCCGCCACTCCGGCCACCACGTCCCGGTCGGCCAGGTCGCGGCCGGTCGCCGTTTCCGGCAACAGCAGGTGCTCGCGCACGAGTCCGGCCACGGCATGGCGCACCTCCAGCGGCGCGGCCAGCCGGGCCAGCATGGCCTCGGCCAGCTGCGCCCCCTTTTCCGCGTGCCCCCCGCCAAGCCCCTTGCCCACGTCGTGGAGCAAAAGTCCCCAGAAAACCAGCTCCGGCCGGGGCAGGCCGGCCAGAAGCGCCTTGTAGCGCGAGGGCTCCCCGGCCCGGATGCCGGCCAGGAGCCGCACCGCCTCCAGGGTGTGCCGGCCCACGGGGTGCACGTGGTAGATGTCGAAGGCGACGATGTCCTCGACCCGGGCGAATTCCGGCAAGGCGGCCCGCAACAGCCCGGTGGCCATGACCGCGTCCATGGCCGCGCCGGTGGCGTCGGCCGCCATGACCGCGCCGAGGCCGTCGTAGAGCCGCCGCCCGGTGCGCGGGGACACACCGGCCAACCGGGCATAGG
It encodes:
- a CDS encoding penicillin-binding protein 1A, which encodes MKKFLILLVLLVFVGIVSGAAGLIGLYYWASSDLPSFRKITDYRPPLVTTIYTRDNKVLGYLYSEKRFLVTLSEMPEFLPKAFLAAEDATFYQHEGVDLSAIVRAMIKNLQRGGIRQGGSTITQQVIKRLLLSSEKSYKRKIKEAILAYRLEKYLTKDEILTIYLNQIYLGSRAYGVEAAARTYFGVHVGDLTLAQAALLAGLPQAPSRYSPFRDFQAAKNRQKYVLGRMLAQGWITQAQHDQAVAEPLVFKSMPDPSWEVAPFYLEEVRRELIDRFGEDQVYNGGLHVRTAVDLKHQEAAERALREGLVASEKRRGYKPALEKLDKDKFADFLAHSNVPASLLTPGRWLKALVTEVGGQGVTVRFGDKYGFIPASEVGWAKGRVEVGDIVWTSVLAEPEKPGARKEEAEAPAPKGKKGKAESRKAAPSASSRPMWKLAMQLEPRIEGAIVSMDPRTGEVLACVGGFSFEKSQFNRATQSFRQPGSSFKPIVYSVAMDNGMTPATVVMDAPFSYRDPWSGQVWSPGNYEGNFSGPMTLRAALSKSKNLVTVRVAQQVGMKKIIARAQELGLRGEFVPYLPVSLGAVAVNLLDMIHAYSAFARDGSTITPRFVLDVKSPWGEELYVNKPEIKQVLTPQTAYIMDCMLKEVVRAGTATRVKVLGRPIAGKTGTTNDFQDAWFMGFSPYLLTGCYVGFDQPKPMGRGETGGRAALPIWLAYREAVENDYPVEDFSRPPGIVMANVDGVPMAFKEGTERGSMAVMDEEQEKAFFTDPNAPLGKGEDLLKQMF
- a CDS encoding YkgJ family cysteine cluster protein; the encoded protein is MNALSRSGDSPGSRNPESCRRCAAAGPTCCTLTPGHEELCFPISEVERHRIAEHVGLSLGAFTPEANSGAFLSCMRRLFPREGKLLESLFPESGRHLRLSVSPGGHCVFLQADGCRLPREARPYYCRLFPFWMADGRVTAFAAASCLVHRQGRTVAGMLTLLAATEGQVRDLHGRLRLAWGLPPREDMPAVTPVPARFGT
- a CDS encoding peroxiredoxin, with protein sequence MSDIEALPCPPRLGEPAPDFEIETTQGILRLEDFRGSWLVLFSHPADFTPVCATEIIAFAGARETLRASGCELLGLSVDSIFSHIAWVRSLESRFSVTVDFPLGADTTGMVARRYGMRMPAESPNEPSRVTFVIDDRQIVRAHLAYPMTTGRNVDEIVRLVAALQTTDARGVATPAGWKPGEAVLVPPPRTKAMAEERVKAGGPGCPDWYFCKKETA
- a CDS encoding [protein-PII] uridylyltransferase family protein → MSLQEKPPSAALLVEGKALLDTALADGQVDVSYVAALADVFDRYFRERLAEYEASSGERAAFALVAVGGYGRRELCPASDIDVLVVFGGECPADAPELARFLFFPLWDLGVDLGHGVRTLDQCLTLARTDHQVLASLLDARFLAGDPGVHEGLAARLAADVFPARSADFALWLDAGNKERKASYGDAGAMLEPNLKNGLGGLRDAHQVRWLLALDAGRERDAVLLAPELAALAEDFRFVLTARMHLHRLCGRKNDKLYFEFQERVAEAMGFGPRGDRAGVERFLARLLRRMADIKALRLSAWPLLAGSLGALDLGAPAKALGGGVEFAPEGLRFAPGLSEEAAMEGLFDLLLACARTGRAPSHETLRRMRDIASAYARLAGVSPRTGRRLYDGLGAVMAADATGAAMDAVMATGLLRAALPEFARVEDIVAFDIYHVHPVGRHTLEAVRLLAGIRAGEPSRYKALLAGLPRPELVFWGLLLHDVGKGLGGGHAEKGAQLAEAMLARLAAPLEVRHAVAGLVREHLLLPETATGRDLADRDVVAGVAARVATVETLDMLTLIARCDGQATGPQAWTGWKESLIFELYDKVRAAIEQGRIFDAGDARIMLATRERVRELAGEGMEPEALERALLAMPPRYLVVESPETILVHLALLKELDAAEVEDRRMCPSARSARRGRDVAVLRHEALPEGDGFRLTVAARGVRALFATVCGALALYDLSIRDADVFVWEGGVTILSLRTANPPDVLYADEVFARVARAVRYAFSGKLFLAYRLAKKRESFLCAPAAANCPRTPPEVVLDDRASDLYTVLEVTCDDRVGLLYDIAHTLYELRLETHLAKVVTPAGRVRDVFYVRGPDGRRVEDPEQAAEIKAALLHRLADDLCAAH